The nucleotide window TAGTCCATTTAAAACAAAAACACCATTAACTTTCTCTAATTCTTGCGATAATACTATCCATGTATAACTAGGAACACTAAAAGAAATATAAACTTCGATATTAGGCCTTTCTCCAAAATCTAAAGAATCTTGAACAAAGCATTTACCTTTCCCAGCGTTGTTATTTTTTTCATTAGCTTTTAATGAAGGATTTTCATTTTGAAATTTAGTTAATTCCTCTTGTAATTGCTTAGCTGTTCTTTTTTGAATATCGATACTTTTGAAAAATTCTTCATCGATATTTTGTTCACTTGTTTTTATATTTTTTTTAAACCATTCGATTATTTGTTGTTGTGGTTCTTGATAAACAAAATCATGCGAATTACAAAATAAATTATTTGTAGATAAGAAAATAAGATAGAATAAAAGAATTATCATAGGTAAAACTCCTCAATTTTTAAAGAGCTACCCTCTTGAGATACTTTAGCTGGTACGTTTTTTATGTTTAATTTGTTTGACAAAATGCCATTTTGATCAAAGTAAACTTCTCTATTTTTTAATTTTTCAACTTCTAATGGAGAGCCATTAATTAAAATCCATTTGGTTTCACCGTTTT belongs to Candidatus Rubidus massiliensis and includes:
- a CDS encoding conjugal transfer pilus assembly protein TrbC, which gives rise to MIILLFYLIFLSTNNLFCNSHDFVYQEPQQQIIEWFKKNIKTSEQNIDEEFFKSIDIQKRTAKQLQEELTKFQNENPSLKANEKNNNAGKGKCFVQDSLDFGERPNIEVYISFSVPSYTWIVLSQELEKVNGVFVLNGLPNNSFNELARTILNLRKIGVRVPIQVNPKSFRDLNIERVPTFVLRDGDRYDKVTGNVSIKHILELFKQKGDTKIAANLLRRLDA